In Halorientalis sp. LT38, a genomic segment contains:
- a CDS encoding glycosyltransferase: MMRVLWLTPDKPENISVGRARIAAHLRERDVDVTLRAGSPATLWELVTGDADYDAVVGTTRAGAIVGAAASVARGIPLVVDHVDPIRQFAETNSWPLAAAVKQLEHLAFRRSAHTLYVYPEEADRVERFAPAATRTDLGVEFERFAATDEQILDRARERLAEYDLRENLAVYVGGLEPIYHVRELVDAVGRLDDWSLLVLGSGSEADYVERAAASGDVAFPGTVPHEDVSGYLHAADVGVSLVDDPNTLKVLEYGAAGLPTVQLAGRAESRLGDAVEYCEADPGSVAAAIERAHGRETESLREIAREYSWASIADDYFSVLERVAGAATGEAP; the protein is encoded by the coding sequence ATGATGCGAGTGCTCTGGCTCACCCCCGACAAACCCGAGAACATCAGCGTGGGACGGGCGCGCATCGCCGCCCACCTGCGCGAGCGTGACGTGGACGTGACGTTGCGAGCGGGCTCGCCGGCCACGCTGTGGGAACTGGTCACCGGCGACGCCGACTACGACGCCGTCGTCGGCACCACCCGCGCTGGCGCCATCGTCGGCGCCGCGGCGTCGGTCGCCCGCGGCATTCCACTGGTGGTCGACCACGTCGACCCCATCCGGCAGTTCGCGGAGACAAATTCCTGGCCCCTCGCGGCGGCCGTGAAACAGCTCGAACACCTGGCCTTCCGTCGGTCAGCGCACACGCTCTACGTCTACCCCGAGGAAGCGGACCGCGTAGAGCGGTTCGCGCCGGCCGCGACCCGGACCGACCTCGGCGTCGAGTTCGAGCGCTTCGCCGCCACTGACGAGCAGATACTTGACCGCGCACGCGAACGGCTCGCGGAGTACGACCTGCGCGAGAACCTGGCCGTCTACGTCGGCGGGCTGGAACCGATCTACCACGTCCGCGAACTCGTCGACGCCGTGGGCCGGCTGGACGACTGGTCGCTGCTCGTCCTCGGCTCGGGCTCCGAGGCCGACTACGTCGAGCGCGCTGCGGCGTCCGGCGACGTCGCCTTCCCCGGCACCGTGCCCCACGAGGACGTCTCGGGGTACCTCCACGCGGCGGACGTGGGCGTCAGTCTGGTCGACGACCCGAACACGCTGAAAGTGCTGGAGTACGGCGCGGCGGGGCTCCCGACCGTTCAGCTCGCCGGCCGAGCCGAGTCGCGGCTCGGCGACGCCGTCGAGTACTGCGAGGCCGATCCCGGATCGGTCGCGGCCGCGATCGAACGCGCTCACGGACGCGAGACCGAATCGCTCCGCGAGATCGCGCGGGAGTACAGCTGGGCGTCGATCGCCGACGACTACTTCTCGGTCCTCGAGCGCGTCGCGGGAGCCGCCACGGGGGAAGCGCCGTGA